One genomic window of Gracilinema caldarium DSM 7334 includes the following:
- a CDS encoding peptide ABC transporter ATPase, with protein sequence MFRILSDIFWFFKGVKVYALVGESGTGKSFRAKLVAQKYGIDLIIDDGLLIRDNRILAGHSAKKEKTFLAAVKVALFDDKAHRDEVARKLQTEKFKKILILGTSIKMVNKIAARLQLSQPSKIIKIEDIATQEEIEKAIRTRKIEGKHVIPVPSIEVKRNYPNIFYDAIRVFLKRGVLPPVGTSTKVHEKSVVRPEYSKRGKVIISEAALSQMVLHCVDEFNPNIRIKKIVVKEDGQGYRLVITIDVPFGTQLSGNIHELQQYLIDTIERYTGILIEEVNIIIDKITE encoded by the coding sequence ATGTTTCGCATACTGAGTGATATATTCTGGTTTTTCAAAGGTGTTAAGGTATACGCCCTTGTCGGCGAAAGCGGGACAGGGAAAAGTTTCCGGGCAAAACTGGTAGCACAAAAATATGGTATTGATCTCATTATCGACGATGGCCTTTTAATTCGGGATAACCGGATTCTGGCAGGACATTCAGCAAAGAAGGAAAAAACCTTCCTTGCAGCGGTAAAAGTAGCCCTGTTCGATGATAAGGCCCATCGGGACGAGGTGGCCAGAAAACTACAGACAGAAAAATTTAAAAAGATTCTTATCCTCGGCACATCAATCAAAATGGTGAATAAAATTGCCGCCCGGCTGCAATTATCCCAGCCAAGCAAGATCATCAAAATAGAAGATATAGCCACCCAGGAAGAAATAGAAAAGGCAATACGAACGAGGAAAATCGAAGGTAAACACGTTATTCCCGTTCCTTCCATCGAGGTAAAACGTAACTATCCTAATATTTTTTACGACGCAATCCGGGTATTCTTAAAACGGGGTGTTTTGCCTCCTGTAGGAACCAGCACCAAGGTCCATGAAAAATCAGTGGTACGACCGGAATATTCCAAACGGGGTAAGGTAATTATTTCAGAAGCAGCCCTCAGTCAGATGGTTCTCCACTGTGTGGATGAATTTAACCCCAATATCAGGATTAAGAAAATCGTTGTAAAAGAAGACGGTCAAGGGTATCGGCTTGTCATTACCATCGACGTGCCCTTTGGTACCCAACTATCTGGCAATATTCATGAATTACAGCAATACTTGATAGATACGATAGAGCGTTATACGGGTATACTGATTGAAGAAGTCAATATTATAATAGACAAAATCACCGAATAA
- a CDS encoding RnfABCDGE type electron transport complex subunit D: MNSIYVARKPLIHIRDATSYRMWLVSSVALLVIIQSALHDNYASLIVALVAVVSAIVMELAINGVRGTFTLNDGSAVTTALILSLLMPNSIHPVIVSLGAIFAIGVVKHVYGGLGTNWLNPALGGWLFTLVSWPERFSEALNDSVLQTFYQAIERGVIDVSGSPLAILKIVGYKVSSQDSILTGIVNHSLFSLMNAELPSGYFDFFSLSSPAIIADRGILMLLIGTIILTAFRINKPLIPAMYIASYLFLIRLFGAIPFGGSFGNGDMIFGLLHGGTLLSAFILATDPGTGTKSYEIGILVAGIAAIFGFIFRYLGGVPYGALYGILITNTLIPTIRSLEIRLFYTNRRSL, encoded by the coding sequence ATGAATAGTATTTATGTTGCACGAAAACCCTTAATACACATACGTGATGCTACCAGCTACCGGATGTGGCTTGTCTCTAGTGTAGCTCTGCTTGTTATTATACAATCAGCCTTGCATGATAACTACGCATCCTTGATTGTAGCTTTAGTAGCAGTTGTTTCTGCAATAGTAATGGAACTTGCCATTAATGGGGTTAGAGGTACCTTTACTCTTAATGATGGAAGTGCTGTAACCACAGCCCTCATTCTTTCTCTGCTTATGCCAAATTCCATCCATCCGGTGATTGTTTCTTTAGGGGCAATTTTCGCAATTGGTGTTGTGAAGCATGTATATGGTGGTCTAGGTACAAACTGGTTAAATCCTGCTTTAGGCGGTTGGTTATTTACCCTTGTTTCTTGGCCAGAGCGTTTTAGCGAAGCCCTGAATGATTCAGTTTTACAAACCTTTTACCAAGCCATTGAACGAGGAGTTATTGATGTTTCAGGGTCACCCCTCGCGATTTTAAAAATTGTTGGTTATAAGGTCAGTTCACAGGATAGTATATTAACTGGCATCGTTAATCATTCCTTGTTTTCGCTTATGAATGCAGAACTACCCTCCGGTTATTTTGATTTTTTTTCTCTTTCTAGTCCCGCGATTATTGCCGATCGTGGAATTTTAATGCTACTAATCGGAACGATAATTTTAACGGCCTTTCGAATTAATAAACCGCTCATTCCGGCTATGTATATAGCAAGTTATCTATTCTTAATCCGCCTTTTTGGAGCCATTCCCTTTGGTGGATCCTTTGGTAATGGTGATATGATATTTGGTTTATTACACGGCGGAACGCTTTTATCTGCTTTTATTTTGGCAACTGATCCTGGTACCGGAACGAAATCCTATGAGATAGGTATCCTAGTAGCAGGAATTGCGGCGATTTTTGGATTTATATTCAGATATTTAGGAGGGGTCCCTTATGGAGCTCTCTACGGAATCCTTATAACGAATACGCTTATTCCAACTATACGCTCTCTAGAAATAAGATTGTTTTATACAAATCGGAGATCCCTATGA
- a CDS encoding RnfABCDGE type electron transport complex subunit C gives MKIYHFPQGGLKLEDATVPPADTSTIAFLPTYALISLTQHPGKEALPLVDTGAFVQEGMLIGRGQGMGSANIHASIPGQVVKIVSWKLADGRTTQGVLIRLEGSFEKLGKKKDNYNWQGLSSFDLLRIISEKGIVEMEEPGKPFIDIIRDATGQSKKVTLVVRMIFDDPWLVADYVLAQERLDEILIGSAITSKASNASTIVFVISNDEIELAERITSRSKDLGIQVTVIITGSRYPQRNKRELETVLKQYQKNESIDLGSYCICNPATLAAVYDAVVQNKPILERYVAVGGGAIKHPQVLRVRIGTRIGDLISQCGGFLIQPKKIATGSPLKGMIIQDLDEPITKTTIAIVALTEEQIGGETMNDCTNCGECRSVCPVRLDPEYLYKLALLGRDSEALLHKAHSCHGCGCCEVVCPSRLPLSSTIRVSIKRGAQQAL, from the coding sequence ATGAAAATATATCATTTTCCGCAAGGTGGACTCAAGTTAGAGGATGCTACAGTTCCTCCTGCAGATACCAGTACCATAGCATTTCTTCCAACTTATGCCTTGATTTCGCTTACCCAACACCCTGGAAAGGAAGCTTTGCCCTTGGTTGATACTGGAGCTTTCGTTCAAGAAGGGATGCTTATTGGACGGGGCCAAGGAATGGGATCTGCAAATATTCATGCATCTATTCCAGGGCAGGTGGTCAAAATTGTGTCTTGGAAATTAGCTGATGGTAGAACTACCCAGGGAGTATTAATTCGCTTAGAAGGCTCTTTTGAAAAATTGGGGAAAAAAAAGGATAACTATAATTGGCAGGGGCTTAGCAGCTTTGATTTGTTGAGAATTATTTCAGAAAAGGGTATTGTAGAAATGGAAGAGCCAGGTAAACCCTTTATAGATATAATACGGGATGCAACAGGACAATCAAAAAAAGTGACCCTTGTTGTAAGAATGATTTTTGACGACCCATGGCTCGTAGCCGACTATGTGCTTGCACAGGAACGCTTGGATGAAATTCTCATCGGTTCAGCAATTACTTCAAAAGCATCTAATGCAAGTACTATTGTTTTCGTGATTTCTAATGATGAAATTGAGTTAGCAGAACGGATTACAAGTCGTTCAAAAGATTTGGGTATTCAGGTTACTGTGATTATTACTGGATCCCGTTATCCGCAGAGAAATAAACGGGAACTTGAAACTGTTCTGAAACAATATCAAAAAAATGAATCTATTGATTTGGGGTCATACTGTATCTGTAACCCTGCAACCTTGGCAGCTGTGTATGACGCAGTTGTACAGAATAAACCAATACTTGAGCGGTATGTTGCTGTTGGTGGCGGCGCTATTAAGCATCCTCAGGTCTTGAGGGTAAGAATAGGTACAAGAATCGGTGATCTTATTTCACAATGTGGAGGTTTTCTCATTCAGCCAAAAAAGATTGCCACAGGATCACCGCTCAAGGGAATGATTATACAGGATCTTGATGAACCGATAACCAAAACTACCATTGCGATTGTAGCTCTGACTGAAGAGCAAATTGGTGGTGAAACGATGAATGACTGTACCAATTGTGGTGAGTGTAGATCTGTGTGTCCTGTTAGGTTAGATCCTGAATATTTATATAAATTAGCTTTACTTGGACGGGATTCTGAGGCATTACTTCATAAAGCACATAGTTGTCATGGATGTGGATGTTGTGAAGTTGTTTGTCCTTCCCGGTTACCCTTAAGTTCAACTATTAGGGTGTCAATTAAGCGAGGAGCGCAGCAGGCTCTATGA
- a CDS encoding RluA family pseudouridine synthase has translation MAFTAQITENDQNRRLDRIVRKALPQLPLSAIHKMFRKGQVYIDGKPVPASFKPQLGSILEIPELVAETPQKIPITRGKVSKAPPVRLQSTDKGPSFQILFENEALLFINKEAGIPVHGKDSLALAVQTYLGPKLSPSLSFRPGPLHRLDQGTSGIITFSKNLMGAQCFSIALREHRLEKWYVALLQGCMTEPAQWTDTLIRDQNRRMSNLVSETDAGKQAITRVYPLFHTAHTHNPATLVFIKLETGRTHQIRVQAAHHGYPLLGDIKYGAKKQARPWVLHAYTLAGLGRLDLGLPDSIQAPLPDVQVIYLKTLFTEIKQRLFIQRLQETTPITDLLGAIIK, from the coding sequence ATGGCCTTTACTGCACAAATCACCGAGAATGATCAGAACCGGCGTTTAGACCGGATTGTACGGAAAGCCTTGCCCCAGCTCCCCCTTTCGGCAATTCATAAAATGTTCAGAAAAGGCCAGGTATATATTGATGGGAAGCCGGTCCCGGCCTCATTTAAGCCTCAGTTGGGCTCCATTTTGGAAATTCCTGAACTTGTTGCAGAAACACCACAAAAGATTCCAATTACAAGGGGTAAGGTTTCAAAGGCACCACCTGTACGGCTACAGAGCACAGACAAGGGGCCATCCTTTCAAATACTCTTTGAAAATGAAGCTTTGCTGTTCATCAATAAGGAAGCTGGTATTCCTGTCCACGGGAAGGACAGTCTAGCTCTAGCGGTACAGACCTATCTAGGGCCAAAACTGTCTCCTTCCCTTTCCTTTAGGCCCGGACCGCTCCATCGGCTCGATCAGGGAACCAGCGGTATTATCACCTTTTCTAAAAACCTGATGGGGGCCCAGTGTTTTAGCATTGCTCTGAGAGAACACCGGCTTGAAAAATGGTATGTGGCACTGCTGCAAGGATGTATGACTGAGCCAGCCCAATGGACAGATACATTGATTCGTGACCAAAACCGCCGGATGAGTAACCTTGTGAGCGAAACTGACGCGGGTAAACAAGCGATAACCAGGGTCTATCCACTGTTTCATACTGCTCATACCCATAATCCTGCTACCCTGGTGTTCATCAAACTGGAAACAGGAAGGACCCATCAGATCCGAGTTCAGGCCGCACACCATGGGTATCCGCTTCTGGGGGATATAAAATATGGGGCAAAAAAACAGGCTCGACCATGGGTGCTCCATGCCTATACACTTGCAGGGCTTGGGCGGTTAGACCTTGGGCTTCCTGACAGCATTCAGGCGCCGCTTCCGGATGTTCAAGTAATATACCTGAAAACATTGTTTACTGAAATAAAACAAAGACTTTTTATACAAAGGCTTCAAGAAACCACTCCCATTACGGACCTTCTTGGTGCTATAATAAAGTAA
- a CDS encoding divergent PAP2 family protein: MISFIPLRTGDLSAFFENPVFLSAITSLIFAQLLKAIIVLLKNTKKSAKEIVATLLWKTGGMPSSHSSLVTALATSVAFKEGIGSTLFIVTLCLALIVIRDSMGVRRSAGLQARALNLLGKQVGDRLNIEYHQVKEIQGHAPLEVLVGSLLGILIAAAFALL, encoded by the coding sequence ATGATTTCATTTATTCCGTTACGTACAGGGGATTTGTCAGCTTTTTTTGAAAACCCTGTTTTTTTATCGGCGATCACAAGTCTTATTTTTGCACAACTCTTGAAAGCAATTATTGTACTCTTAAAAAATACTAAAAAATCTGCTAAAGAAATCGTAGCAACCCTGCTATGGAAAACCGGTGGTATGCCATCAAGCCACTCTTCGCTGGTAACTGCCCTGGCTACCTCAGTTGCTTTTAAGGAAGGAATAGGTTCCACTTTGTTTATTGTAACCCTTTGTCTTGCCCTGATTGTGATTAGGGATTCTATGGGAGTACGGAGATCCGCAGGCTTACAAGCTAGGGCGCTGAATCTTTTAGGTAAACAGGTTGGCGATCGGCTTAACATTGAATATCATCAGGTTAAAGAAATTCAGGGCCATGCACCACTTGAGGTCCTGGTAGGTTCCCTTTTGGGTATACTCATTGCTGCAGCCTTTGCGCTTCTGTAG